Proteins from a genomic interval of Fundidesulfovibrio putealis DSM 16056:
- a CDS encoding EamA family transporter, whose translation MKPKHILLALVVAALWGCNFVVIRIGLDSFPPLLLAALRFVLAALPVFFLPRPNISWGRMIALGLAWFVGQFSLLFLGMAWGMPPGLASVVLQSQAFFTVVLAAAVLGETPTSRQMTGTCVALAGLTFLSLTAGSGGVTVLGFSLVMAASFFWAIGNIIMRGAGKTDMLPLIAWLSIIPPLPLLGMSYLFEGQERIVQAMTHMNWMGVGSVVYLTVFATFIGYGGWGKLLKTYPASMVAPFSLLIPVFGTVSAYLVMGETFGPMRLLGMALILAGLAVIVLPRFSLRPAQAKR comes from the coding sequence GTGAAACCCAAGCATATACTTCTGGCGCTTGTCGTCGCCGCGCTCTGGGGCTGCAACTTCGTGGTCATCCGCATCGGCCTGGACTCGTTCCCGCCGCTGCTGTTGGCGGCGCTTCGCTTCGTGCTGGCCGCGCTGCCGGTGTTTTTCCTGCCGCGCCCGAACATCTCCTGGGGCCGCATGATTGCGCTGGGCCTGGCCTGGTTCGTGGGGCAGTTCAGCCTGCTGTTTTTGGGCATGGCCTGGGGCATGCCGCCGGGGCTGGCCTCGGTGGTGCTGCAATCCCAGGCGTTCTTCACCGTGGTGCTTGCGGCCGCCGTGCTGGGCGAGACCCCGACCTCGCGGCAGATGACGGGAACCTGCGTGGCCCTGGCCGGGCTTACGTTCCTCTCGCTCACGGCAGGGTCCGGCGGCGTGACCGTGCTGGGGTTCTCGCTGGTGATGGCGGCGTCGTTCTTCTGGGCCATCGGGAACATCATCATGCGCGGCGCGGGCAAGACGGACATGCTGCCGCTCATCGCGTGGCTCTCCATCATCCCGCCGCTGCCGCTGCTTGGCATGTCCTACCTGTTCGAGGGGCAGGAGCGGATCGTGCAGGCCATGACCCACATGAACTGGATGGGCGTTGGGTCGGTGGTGTATCTGACGGTGTTCGCCACATTCATCGGCTACGGCGGTTGGGGCAAGCTCCTGAAGACCTATCCGGCCAGCATGGTGGCTCCGTTCTCGCTGCTGATTCCGGTGTTCGGCACCGTCAGCGCCTATCTGGTCATGGGCGAGACCTTCGGCCCCATGCGCCTGCTCGGGATGGCCCTCATCCTGGCTGGCCTCGCCGTGATCGTCCTGCCGCGCTTCTCCCTCCGCCCTGCCCAAGCCAAACGATAA